ACTCAGCTTGCTGCCGGTGGGCCTTCAAGGCCACGGCCATTTGCTGGGCGTCATACATGAAGTTCCCGAGGAGTTCCAAACCAGCGAACAAGATCGGCTGGCTGAGAATGAATTGGAAACCATATTTCAATCGCTGCCCGATCTATTTTTTCGCCTGGCAAGCGACGGCACCATACTGGACTACCGCTCACAAAACGAAACCGAGCTGTACGCGCCGCCGTCATACTTTTTAGGCAAGCGTATGCAAGATGTGTTGCCCGAAGAGGTAGGCGACTTTTTTATTAAACGTATGGCTGAGCAGCGCGCTACCGGCAAGCTTGTGTGTTATGAATACGACCTGCCGTTACCCAATGGTATTGCACGTTTTGAAGGCCGCCTGCGGGATTTGCCCGGCACCGATCAAATGATCGTGATTGTGCGCAATATCACCGAGCAGCATGAGCAACAGCAGGCGCGCAAGCGCGCAGAGCAGCAACTAAAGCTTGCGCTCGATGCCGCCAAGGAAGGCGTGTGGGACTGGAGCATTACCGAGCACTTATGGTCCGCCAATAGCCGGTTGTTTGACATGCTGGGCTACGATGCGGAAGTACCGCCACAGTCACCTGAGGTGTGGAACCAAAAAGTTCACCCAGACGATAGACAACGCCGTGCACTCGCGTATCAAGCGCTGCTGAAAGGTGAAACTGATCGGCTGGATGTGGATTTTCGTGCGCGAAATGCCGCGGGCGATTGGCAATGGATCCGCGCGCGCGGGCAGGTAGTGGAGCGCGATGCCACAGGCCGCGCATTGCGCGCGGTTGGCACCCACGAAGACATTACCGAGCGCAAGATTCTTGATGAGCGCTTAAAGCTTGCCGCCACCGTATTCGAAAATACCGCAGAAGGCGTGATCATTGCTACGCCGCGCGGCCATATTATTGAAGTGAACCAGGGCTTTATTGATGTAACCGGCTTTAGCCGCGAAGAGGTAATCGGCCGCCATGTAAGGCTGTTAAATTCAGGCCGGCAGGCACCAGCCTTTTACCGGACCATTTGGCGCGCCCTACTCAGTGAAGGGAGCTGGAGAGGTGAAGTATGGAACCGTCGCAAAGACGGCCAGATTATTCCCGAATGGCTCAACATTAATGCAGTTTATGACGACAACCGGCAAATCAGCCATTTTGTTGCAGTATTTTCAGATATCTCGGTACTTAAGCGCTCAGAAGAAAAGCTGGACCACATGGCCCATCACGATGCGCTCACGGGGCTACCAAACCGGCTTATGCTGCAAGCACGCTTAAGCCGCGCAATCATTCATGCTGGCCGCAATAAAAGTCATCTGGCGCTGCTATTTCTCGATGTAGACAGGTTTAAAAATATTAACGACAGCCTTGGCCACGTAGTGGGTGATGATTTACTAAAACAGGTCGCCAAGCGGTTAAAAAGCGCCGTGCGCGCAGAAGATACAGTGGCAAGGCTTGGCGGTGATGAATTTGTCGTCATGTTGGAGCAGCTAACTACTGCACAAGCAGCCGCCCATGTGGCCGATAAAATACTGCACGCCATCAGGCTGCCCTTCAACTTACAGGGCAAGGAATTCTTTACCACCACCAGTATAGGCATCAGTGCATTCCCTGAAGATGGACGCACACCTGCAGAGCTTTTACGCAATGCAGATACCGCCATGTACCAGGTTAAAAACAGGGGCCGAGACAGCTACAGCTTCTACACGCAGCAGCTTACCCAGCAGGCACAGCGCAAAGCGGAAATGGAATCTGAGTTACACCGCGCTATTCAACACAACGAGCTGACCCTGCAGTATCAGCCGCAGTTTGATTTACAGCATGAAACCTTGATCGGGCTGGAAGCGCTGGTGCGTTGGTCGCACCCGGTAAAAGGGATGATTGCACCGGACCTGTTTGTGCCCCTGGCAGAGGAATCCAGCTTGATTTCAAAGCTTGGCGAATGGGTAACGCTTGAGGCGTGCAGACAAATCAAGCAATGGCGCAACAATGGCTTTACCGTGCCCCGTGTTGCGGTGAATGTGTCTGGTGCAGAACTTGCCAGTGGCGGATTGCTCCAGAACTTCACCCACGCATTGCAAAGCTATGGATTGTGCGGTGACTGCCTGGAAGCCGAAATTACCGAAAACTTTATGATGCAGGATGTCGATAAAGCCGTGGAGGTGATGCACAGCTTGCGTGAACTGGCCATTACCATTGCGGTAGATGATTTCGGCACCGGCTATTCATCGCTGGCCTACCTGCAAAAACTGCCAATTCATCGCCTGAAAATTGATCGCGCTTTTGTGCGCGACATCCCCAATAACGCCAACGACATGGCCATCGCCCAATCGATCATTGCGCTTGGCGAAAGCTTGGGCCTTGAGATACTTGCAGAGGGCATTGAAACCCGCGAGCAACAGGCATTCCTGCGTGAAAAGGGCTGCCGCTCAGGCCAAGGCTATTTATTTTCCCGCCCGTTAGATCCAAAGGCTGTGGAGTATTGGCTCACCAAAGGCGACGATATATAGCGTGCAGGCAGCGCCTTGGGCGGCGCACAACCCCTCGCTAGATCAGTGCTTGGCCCACTGGTAGATTAATCCGCCATCAATGGGGTAGAGCTTTTTTTGCCAGCTGAAGCCCTGGGCTGTAAGCCAGCTTGCCAGCGCAGTGTGTGCCGATGCTTTTTCCGCGGGCACTGGCGTCTCGGGCAGAACAGCGCACAATGGCGCCTTGATAAAACTTTCATACAAAGGCGACTGCGGCAGCAGCTCTGCATGGCTATGGCTGACTGACAGCTCGCCAATGCCCGTTAAGCGCTCACCAATACCCGCCCAAAATTCGGGCTTACCGGGCACTGCAACATAGATGCCTTCCGGAAACAGTGCGCACGACTGCTCTACAAAGCGCAAGGCAGCATCAAGCAGGCTGGCCTGAACGGCTGCCTGCTCGGTTTCAACTGCTGTATCAATCACGCAAAGTGAGATGCAGCCCTGCCCCAGCAGCGATTGATCCAGGGTCAGTAGCTTTTGCGCATGGCACACAGAGAGGCTATCGGAGCGATGCAAAATGTGGCCAATGCTAAAGCTCAAGGCGCAGAACTGGTAGCCTGCCAGGCTTTGCAATTCAACAAAGCCCGCGAGCTTGCCTGCATGCTCGGCCACTAAAATGATGTTGCCCGCAGACTCACCTTCAGCGTATTGATGTGAAAGTATCGCCTCGGCAACCTGCTGCTCAGCCGCCCATTCGCGCAGCACATAGCGGCCTATTACCGGTGTGCCACTTACCATTAACTGTTTAATAGCCGCCAGGTCTTCTGCGGCAACCGGGCGCACGGCCAAAGGCTGGTTATTTTCGTGTTTCATGGCGCAGGCACCTCACCGACATATCGCAATGCTTGATGCTCTGTACCGAGCAGGTGGCGTTCGGCACTGGCCACGCACATAAAATTTTGTACAGCCAGCGGCGCAAACCAACCTGCGGGCAAGTTTTCATTGTTCGCAGCCGCCAGCACCTGGCTGTTGCGCAAACTGTAGAGGTAGTCGCGCCGGCAGGTAAAGCAGGGGCCGGCATCAAAGATGTCTACGTGGGGGCTCTGTACAAAGCCTTCTGTTTTGGCAACGGCAATCACATCGGCGTCTTCCGGTGCGGCCTTGCCAATCACACTGCGGGCATCGTCGTTAAGCAGTGCCTCATAAATGGGGTAAGGCGGCGCCAGCTCGCCGATAAAGGCTTTGCTTAAGGTGCCACAGTAGTGCTCGGCCTGGTCGTATTCCATATTGAAAAACGCGCGCCCAACGGCGTTCCAAAAAGGCGATTCGGCTTTATGGTTTGTCACGCCCACAAACTCAACAATTACCTCTTCGCAAAAACGCTCGGGAAAACTGGCCATGAATAGAATGCGCGCGCGCGATAGCAATTCGATATTGGCACGGTTGCGGTATTGGGCGTGAATAAAGAATGCACTCAGCACGGTTTTGTCTTGATTATCGGTAACCAGTAGCAACCGCGCTAGCCTGTTCGACTCGCCCGTGGTTTGTGAGTAGGCCAAATAGCGCTCGCGCCGAAAATTAAAATAGGGGTCGCGTACGCCGGATTTGGCCACCAAACCGCTGATCCCCACAAGCTCGCCGCTGGCCTCGTCGATTAGCGCAAACAGGTACTCTTCGTCGCCAGGTGTACTTACATTTTTGGCAAAAGATTGCTCGCTACGCGCCAATCGCTCGGCCAAGCGCCCGCTATCTTCCGGAAGCGAGGTCAGGCCCACGGGGCTGTCGAACGCCAGGCGCTCAACCGCTGCCAAATCGCTCTGTACACATGGCCGCACGAACATTATGGCCGCACCTCTTTGGCCAAGTGCACGGCACCGGGCAATATGGAAAATGTCGCACTGCCAATGGTGTACATATCTTTGGTACCGTCTAGATAGGCCCAGTAACCCTGGCTGCTTTTTTGCTCGCCAAACACATAGCGCAAGGTTTTTACACCGCTTGCGGTTTTAACGTGTGTCCAGCGCTCTACCCTATCGCTATCTGCGTTATCTAACAATTCAAACCCCAGCAGTTCATCCAAACGCTGATTACCTACCGCCATACCACCACCCACAACGACTGCACCGCCAAAGGCCTCATTGCCGCGCGTGGCGTGCTTGCCCGGTGCAGGCGTGAGCTTATTAGAAGTAAGTGTATAGCTGTCGCCACGGCTAAGCAGGCTCAGCTCCAAATCGCGAATGTCGCGCTGGCCTTGCACCCAATTGCAGCGGGCATCGGCGGCATTAAGCACAGTCACGTTGCCGCGCCCGATTGCAGTAAAGGTATTTGTTGAAAGATCCACCCAGGCGCCCGTGTCTTCATCGATACCCACGCCCAACACCTTGGGTACTTCACACATTGCCGCAGCCAGGCGGCCCAGGCGCGCCTTGCGATCGAAATGCTGATCTACCAACACCCCAGGCCAAAAGCCCAGGCCCTTTCGAATGTGCAGGGCACCTTGCTCTTGCGCCTCCATGCCCGGGTAGTCTTGGCTGGCAGGTGCAATTAACGCCGAAACGCTGTCGCCGGCGGCAATCATTTGTGCACTCATCATGGCGGCACCGGCACTGGTACCGCCCACCACACCACCGGCGGCCAACTGCGCCCTGATGTGTGCCAGCAGCGGCGTATCTTTGCCTTGTTCAGTTAACAGGGTTTGGGTAATGCGCGTTTGGTCACCACCTACAAACCAGTAGTGGCGCACGTTTTTTAACGAGGCCACAAGCTTTTGATTGTGCGCATTGCCGGCCCAGGCAGATTCATCAACCGCGGTTGAGGAGTCATCAACCACGGCCAAAGGCACCAGGTGAATGGCGCTTTCATCTACGCCGTAATGCAATAAATCGCGTTTAAATTGGTTGGCATAGTGCATTGGCCGGCCCGAGGCCACGGGCACAATGGCAATGGGCGCGCCTTTGGCATCGTCGATAAGTGCGCGATATACGGCTTCGTTGCTGCTGGTTAAGGCACCACCCACAACCAACAGTTTGCCGCCTGCGGCTGCTTGCACTGAAAGCCCAAAACCCAACAGGGCCACAAGCCATTTATTCATGTGTATCACTCCGGTTCATAAACTGGCTGCGCTCTTCGCGCGGGGTAAGATTGAATCGCTGGCGGTAGGCCGTACTGAAATGCGGGCCGGAAGAAAAACCACAGCGCCCGCTGATTTCCACAATGGACAAATTGCTTTCCAACAACAGGCGCTTGGCAGCATCCAGGCGCAGGTTCAGGTAGTAGCGCGAGGGAACTTCCTGCAGATATTTTTTGAATAAGCGCTCAAGCTGGCGGCGCGAAATGGATAGGTAATCGGCAATTTCGCTGGTGGCCAAGGGCTCTTCAATGTTGGCTTCCATCAACGCCACGCCTTCCAAGAGTTTTGGATCTTGCGCGCCAAGGTGGGTTTGCAATGGCACCTTTTGGCGATCATCGCCACTGCGTATGCGCTCACATTGCAATCGATCGGCCACTTCGCTTGCCAGGCCAACGCCCTGCACCTTGCGCAACCAATGCAACATCAGATGCACGCTGGCCAATTCACCAGCGCAGGTAACGCAGCGCTCGCTCCACTCAAACAGATGGCTGCTGAATTGCACCCGCGGGTAGCGGGCGCGCAGGCCATCGAGCATTTGCCATGGGGTCGCCGCGCGCTGGCCGTCGAGCAAACCGCTGTCAGCCAGAAGCGCCACACCACTGCCCAGTGCCAACAGGCGGCAATGGGCGGATTTCTCAACGAGCGCGGCGGATAAATCCCCGGCCAATAGCGATTGATGCGGCCATTGGTTATCGCCACATAAAATAATATGCGCACCCTGAAAAGCATCGAGTGCCGCCGGCTGATCGCTCAGTTGGTATTGAAACAAAGGCTGTTCGGCACTGCGGTTGGCCTCTTCCATCACTTGTGCCACCAGCGTGCTGCTAAGCCGTGAGGCCCGCGGCAGCTGGTAAACAAGTACGTGGATGGGCCGCTGTGTCATTCGGCAAACAGCCTGCGAAAGGTGAGCTCCTGCTCCCGCATTAACCACTTGCCATTGCTCATTACCGAGCGCACTGCGTGGGTTTCGGCATCCACAAGATTAAAGGTGGCGGCCATGCCCGCCTTCACCCGCCCCGCCTGGCCAAGGCCTAACACCCGCGCGGGGTTAAGGGTGGCCACCGCCAGTGCTTTTTCAGCGGGCAGGCGTGCAAACAGTGAACGCACTTCATCCCACAAGCTGCCAATGGCCGCCACTTCCAGCCCATCCAGCCGGCCTGCCGCATTAAAGTGCGGCAGCGAGCCCTGGGCGTCAGAGGAAAGAGTCATCTGCGCAAGGGGTGCACCCAGCTCAAGGGCGTACATTAGGGCATCGGCTGCGCGGCGCTCGCCCATGGCCAGAATTGCCTCGGTGGTGCTGGTGGTGAAATCCAGGTAGCCGCCGCGCTTGGCGTAGGCCACACCCTTTTCAATGAGCGCATCACTGCGGCCTATGTGGGTGGGGTAAAACTGGTTGATGGGGATGGCGGTGTTATCCACAACATCGTGCAGTAATTGCAGCGCGGTTTCGTCTTCACCCACGTGAATACTCACAACACCCGACTTGCCCGACAACATGCCGGCCACGCGGGCATCCGAGGCCAGCCGCGCCAATTCTTGCCAGCTGGGTTGCGAGCCGCGGTGATCGGCAATGGCCACTTCACCCACGCCCAGCACCGGATCTATCAGCATGATGTCTTGACGGAGATCACCGGTAAGGGTTTTCACCGGCAGCTGGTAGCTGCCGCTGTGCATATAGCAGTTCAGCCCTTGGGCACGCAGCGCCTGGGTTTTGCCGAACAATTCGCCGAGGCTGCGGCAGGTGGCATCGGTACCCAGTACCCCCACCAGTGTGGTTACCCCGGCGCGCACGGCATCTTCGGCGTTCAGCTCCGGTGTGCGGGTGGCATAGCCTCCTTCACCGCCACCACCGGTAATGTGTACGAGCGAGTCTACCAGGCCCGGAATTAGCCATTGGCCACCGGCATCTACGGTTTCCACGGGCAGGCCCGCGGGCGCCAGGTTCGGCTCCATGGCGAGAATCTGCGAACCGGCCACCAGCAGATCCAGCTGGCCGCAATCTTGTGGGGCAAATACCCGAGCATTTTTAATCAGCGTTAACATCAGTTTTCCTTTAGGCCGCGCTTGCGCTAATAGCCTGTCATGCTGGCCGCAATGACCAGCGTACTTGAAAGACAGAACATGACAACAAAATAGCGCCACACAAATTTTACCCACACCAGCCAATCCAGGCGGGCAGCACCCAGGCACCCCATGAGTGCCGCGGAGGTGGGAATCAATATATTGGTGAGGCCGTCGCCCAGCTGAAACGCCAGCACGGCGGTTTGGCGCGACACACCCACCAAATCAGACAGGGGCGCCATCAGCGGCATAGTGAGTGCAGCCTGGCCCGAGCCCGAAGTTACAAAAAAATTAAATACACTTTGAAACACATACATGCCCCAAGCCGCCAGCCAATCGGGCAGGTGCCCCACCACTTGGCTTGCGTTAAAAAGCACGGTGTTCAGTACACTGGGTTGATCTGGCGCGTCGCCACCCAACACCAGCACAATGCCCTTGGCCAAGGCCACAATCATGGCCGCCGGCAACAGCTGCGCGGCACCTTCACGGAAGGCGGCCACGGCGCTGTTGGGCGTCATGTTTGAAAGCTTCAACACACAGCCTATTACCGCCGCCACAAGCCCCAGGGTAAAGAACTGGGTGGCAATTTCCGGCAGGTAGTAATCGCGCTGGGTTACGCCATAAATCACCCATGCCACGCCCGCAAGCAGCGCGAGCAACACCAGCCCATGGCCCCGCTCGAAGCGTTCGGAAACCAGCTGAGCCGATTGATTGCGGAAGGCATCGTCTGAGCGGTGAGCCAGCGAGCGCGCCGGTTGCAACCGGATACGCCGGCCATACCAGGCCACCCAAATACAACCGAGCAAGGTAAACACACACCAGGTGCCAATACGCAGGCCCATGCCAGACATCAACGGCACGCCGGCAATGCCCTGGGCAATGGCCACCCCGAAAGGGTTCATCCAACTGGTGGCAAAGCCCACCTGGGTGGCCACATAAGTGACCAGCAGCGCGCAAATGCTGTCATAACCCATTCGCACCATGAGCGGTGCCAGCATCAGGGTAAAGGGAATAGCCTCTTCGCCCATGCCAAACACGGCGCCACCGGCAGAGAACAGCAAAAACAACACAGGCAGCAACCAATCGCTGCCGGCGGTTTGGCTGGCAATTACACGGCGTAGGCCCTGTTCAACTGCGCCGGTGGCAAAGATCACACCAAAGGCGCCGCCGGTGATGAGAATGAACGCAAACACACCGATGGCCGAGCCCCATTTATCGCCCGCCACCAAGCCTTCAAAGGGCAGGTTGAGCAGGCCCATGGCGCCGCCTTCGGCAAACACTGGCAAACCTTGGGCGTGGGCTGCTTGCACAAAGGTATCCGGGTCCAGGCCTGCATCACCGAGGGTGAACTGGCCGGCCGGCACCCACCAGGTAAGGCCGTAGGCCAGCAGTGCCACCAACCCTAGAATGATCCAGGTATCGGGCATGCGGGTTGGCTGGGTGCTTGGGTGCGTCATTAGCTGGGCATTCTCATGAAAAATTATTGTTGATCATCGTCAGTATAGGGGAGCCACCCCGAGCCATGGCGGCTCGGGGTGGGCCGGATTAAAAGACGTAGTTGTAACGCAAGGTTGCAAAACGTCCCATTACCGAGTGGTTGCTGTAATCCACGTTAGAGCTTGAGCCGAATACATCGGGCGCATCGGTATCAAGCAGGTTGCGCACGCTCAGCTGCAACATGGAATCGTTGGCAAACACGTAGCTCACACTGCCGTTGAGCAAGGTGCGCGACGGGATTTTCACCTCATCGGTTTTCTCAAGGCCGTACTTTTCCAACGTTTCGGTGCGCAGGTAACGCAGGTCATCGCTGTAGCTATGAACATAGTTAGCCGACAAACGGGCACGCCAGCCATCCTGGCGCCAGCTCACAGCAGCGGTACCTTTAAAGCGCGGGTAGCGGAATTCACCAGCCCATTGCTCAACACCACTGGAGGGCGACAGCTCTTCTTCAAAGTTGGCCAGGTAAGTGCCATCCAAGGTCAGGGTGATGCTGCCGAAATCGCCATCAAAGTACTGGGTAATGGCAACGTCTACACCGTCGGTTTTCTGGTAACCGGCATTGCTTAGCTGGAAGTGTGCATCCAGCAGTTCACCGGTGGCAGGGTCAAGCAACAAGCCGGGAGTGCCGGTTGCCAAATCTGCCAGATTATCGCTCAGCAGCACCTGGCCGTCGGTGTTACCCGCCAGGGTTTGGCGCAGGTAGTCTTCTTCATCAAGCTTCACCAAATCTTCGTACTGGATGTTCCAGTAATCGATATTGATTTCGGTATCGGCCGTAGGGCGTAACAAAACACCGGCAGACCAGCTTTCAGCGGTTTCAGGCTTAAGCTTGGCATTGGCCACGGTTTCAGTGTTCAGGCTTGGCGTCTTGTTTTGACCATCACACAAATCCCCTTGAGGCGTGTTAGAAAAATCCGGGTTTTCATCACAGTAGGCGGTGAAGCTTGTCAGCTGGGTACCCTGGCCTGCCTGCGCAAGGCTTGGCGCGCGGAAAGAAGTAGACCAGTTTGCGCGCAGAATGATTTCCTCCATGGGCTGGTAACGCAAGCCCACTTTGGGATTGGTGCTGGAGCCAAAATCATCGTAGTCGTCGTAGCGGGCGGCCAATTGCAGCTCGAAGTTTTCAGCAAGCGGCACAAAAAATTCACCGTAGGCTGCATACATTGAGCGATCGTAGGCTACATCGGTTGCAGAGAAACCCATCACCGGGTCATCGTTTTCGTTGGTGGCCATGGCAATCAGTGACGGCGTATCTTCGGCCGATTCCTCACGATATTCCACACCAAAGGCCGCACTTACATCACCGGCAGGCAGAGTGAACAATACACCCGAAGCCTTGGCATCCCAGCTCAAGAGTTCAGATTCACCCTCGCGCTTGGCGGTGGTGCGCAGGCCATCAATGCCCGCCATTTGTTCGGTTTGGCCGTCAAAGGGGTTGTACCACAAGGTGGTTTTGCCCATGCCTTCACAGCTGCTGTTGCCGGTGTAGGTGTAATCGCGGTTGGCGATATCCACTGCGTATTGATCTGCCAGGCTTCCATCGGTACACAGGTTGCCCAGCAATGCATTGGTTACCAGCTCACGTACGTAAAAACCGTCGGTGGCATTCTGCGTTGACTGGCTGTTGCCGTAGGCGAGCGCCGTCTCCCAGCTCCAATCGTTAATTTCACCACGCAGGCCCGTTACCAAACGGAAGCTTTGGGTATCCACTTCTACCGCGCGGGCATCGGGGAAGGAACCAAACGCCGTCATGAAATCATCGCCGGCTGATAAAATCACATCGGCCACGGTATCGGTTGGGAAAGAGCCAAAGCCGCCGCTGTCGGCTGAATCAATGATGTCTTGTGCAAGCTCTGGGTGGGTATCCCAACCCGGGTGAAATGCACTCACGGGCAAGCGGAAAGATTTGGGCGAAGACACACCGGCTGAGTGGTTGTCTTGCACCATGGCCTCGTTAAACCAGGTGAGGGTGTCGCTGATGTCATAATCGAATTTGGCCGTTACGCCCAGCGCTTCCAGCTCGCCTTCCATGCTGTAGTAGCCATTGCTGTTAAGTGCGCAGTAATCACCGTAAACACCTGTGGCCGGTGTTTCGCAGGCAGTTTCGATGACGTCGCCCGTGCTGCCGTAGTTGGTGTCCATCCAGTAGAAATCGTTAAACGACGGGTGAATGCCATCAAGGCTTGGGCGCTTAGACATCGCGGTTTCTTCGCGGTCACGCTCATAGGTGGCATTGCGCTTGTAGTAATCCACCACCACCAGTGTGTTGCTGCTATCTGTGGTGTGGCCCCACACGGCATTCAGGTTAAAGCGGCCGTCGTCTGTGTTGGCGGTTGAATCACCGTAGTTAACATCCACTTCAAAGCCGTCAAAATCATCGCGCAATATAAAGTTCACAACACCGGCCACTGCATCGGCACCGTAAAGCGCAGAGGCACCGCTAGGCAAAATTTCTACCCGCTCAATGGCGGCCAACGGAATGCTGTTTACATCTACAAAAGATTCGTTGCCCTTGGCAAAGGAGCTGACGCTTACGCGGCGACCATTAATCAACGTAAGCGTTGAGCTGGTAC
This genomic stretch from Simiduia sp. 21SJ11W-1 harbors:
- a CDS encoding EAL domain-containing protein, which encodes MDCPLPPEITPSTKLAAACRYIVEQRTGRIELDFKSGDSLHLEPLHLLSILVSHPNLAECTLGQLYAENLLTQSAAQLLAQASTSKVFYSCDATGTLVTASNHFAALFGKTPQQLIGQHFSAILPATQIAQLQQWHAQTLTDNTPNLHSVELATQSGTHRVILSLLPVGLQGHGHLLGVIHEVPEEFQTSEQDRLAENELETIFQSLPDLFFRLASDGTILDYRSQNETELYAPPSYFLGKRMQDVLPEEVGDFFIKRMAEQRATGKLVCYEYDLPLPNGIARFEGRLRDLPGTDQMIVIVRNITEQHEQQQARKRAEQQLKLALDAAKEGVWDWSITEHLWSANSRLFDMLGYDAEVPPQSPEVWNQKVHPDDRQRRALAYQALLKGETDRLDVDFRARNAAGDWQWIRARGQVVERDATGRALRAVGTHEDITERKILDERLKLAATVFENTAEGVIIATPRGHIIEVNQGFIDVTGFSREEVIGRHVRLLNSGRQAPAFYRTIWRALLSEGSWRGEVWNRRKDGQIIPEWLNINAVYDDNRQISHFVAVFSDISVLKRSEEKLDHMAHHDALTGLPNRLMLQARLSRAIIHAGRNKSHLALLFLDVDRFKNINDSLGHVVGDDLLKQVAKRLKSAVRAEDTVARLGGDEFVVMLEQLTTAQAAAHVADKILHAIRLPFNLQGKEFFTTTSIGISAFPEDGRTPAELLRNADTAMYQVKNRGRDSYSFYTQQLTQQAQRKAEMESELHRAIQHNELTLQYQPQFDLQHETLIGLEALVRWSHPVKGMIAPDLFVPLAEESSLISKLGEWVTLEACRQIKQWRNNGFTVPRVAVNVSGAELASGGLLQNFTHALQSYGLCGDCLEAEITENFMMQDVDKAVEVMHSLRELAITIAVDDFGTGYSSLAYLQKLPIHRLKIDRAFVRDIPNNANDMAIAQSIIALGESLGLEILAEGIETREQQAFLREKGCRSGQGYLFSRPLDPKAVEYWLTKGDDI
- a CDS encoding arginine N-succinyltransferase, which translates into the protein MKHENNQPLAVRPVAAEDLAAIKQLMVSGTPVIGRYVLREWAAEQQVAEAILSHQYAEGESAGNIILVAEHAGKLAGFVELQSLAGYQFCALSFSIGHILHRSDSLSVCHAQKLLTLDQSLLGQGCISLCVIDTAVETEQAAVQASLLDAALRFVEQSCALFPEGIYVAVPGKPEFWAGIGERLTGIGELSVSHSHAELLPQSPLYESFIKAPLCAVLPETPVPAEKASAHTALASWLTAQGFSWQKKLYPIDGGLIYQWAKH
- a CDS encoding arginine N-succinyltransferase; this translates as MFVRPCVQSDLAAVERLAFDSPVGLTSLPEDSGRLAERLARSEQSFAKNVSTPGDEEYLFALIDEASGELVGISGLVAKSGVRDPYFNFRRERYLAYSQTTGESNRLARLLLVTDNQDKTVLSAFFIHAQYRNRANIELLSRARILFMASFPERFCEEVIVEFVGVTNHKAESPFWNAVGRAFFNMEYDQAEHYCGTLSKAFIGELAPPYPIYEALLNDDARSVIGKAAPEDADVIAVAKTEGFVQSPHVDIFDAGPCFTCRRDYLYSLRNSQVLAAANNENLPAGWFAPLAVQNFMCVASAERHLLGTEHQALRYVGEVPAP
- a CDS encoding cyanophycinase codes for the protein MNKWLVALLGFGLSVQAAAGGKLLVVGGALTSSNEAVYRALIDDAKGAPIAIVPVASGRPMHYANQFKRDLLHYGVDESAIHLVPLAVVDDSSTAVDESAWAGNAHNQKLVASLKNVRHYWFVGGDQTRITQTLLTEQGKDTPLLAHIRAQLAAGGVVGGTSAGAAMMSAQMIAAGDSVSALIAPASQDYPGMEAQEQGALHIRKGLGFWPGVLVDQHFDRKARLGRLAAAMCEVPKVLGVGIDEDTGAWVDLSTNTFTAIGRGNVTVLNAADARCNWVQGQRDIRDLELSLLSRGDSYTLTSNKLTPAPGKHATRGNEAFGGAVVVGGGMAVGNQRLDELLGFELLDNADSDRVERWTHVKTASGVKTLRYVFGEQKSSQGYWAYLDGTKDMYTIGSATFSILPGAVHLAKEVRP
- a CDS encoding GlxA family transcriptional regulator yields the protein MTQRPIHVLVYQLPRASRLSSTLVAQVMEEANRSAEQPLFQYQLSDQPAALDAFQGAHIILCGDNQWPHQSLLAGDLSAALVEKSAHCRLLALGSGVALLADSGLLDGQRAATPWQMLDGLRARYPRVQFSSHLFEWSERCVTCAGELASVHLMLHWLRKVQGVGLASEVADRLQCERIRSGDDRQKVPLQTHLGAQDPKLLEGVALMEANIEEPLATSEIADYLSISRRQLERLFKKYLQEVPSRYYLNLRLDAAKRLLLESNLSIVEISGRCGFSSGPHFSTAYRQRFNLTPREERSQFMNRSDTHE
- the iadA gene encoding beta-aspartyl-peptidase, translating into MLTLIKNARVFAPQDCGQLDLLVAGSQILAMEPNLAPAGLPVETVDAGGQWLIPGLVDSLVHITGGGGEGGYATRTPELNAEDAVRAGVTTLVGVLGTDATCRSLGELFGKTQALRAQGLNCYMHSGSYQLPVKTLTGDLRQDIMLIDPVLGVGEVAIADHRGSQPSWQELARLASDARVAGMLSGKSGVVSIHVGEDETALQLLHDVVDNTAIPINQFYPTHIGRSDALIEKGVAYAKRGGYLDFTTSTTEAILAMGERRAADALMYALELGAPLAQMTLSSDAQGSLPHFNAAGRLDGLEVAAIGSLWDEVRSLFARLPAEKALAVATLNPARVLGLGQAGRVKAGMAATFNLVDAETHAVRSVMSNGKWLMREQELTFRRLFAE
- the yfcC gene encoding putative basic amino acid antiporter YfcC produces the protein MTHPSTQPTRMPDTWIILGLVALLAYGLTWWVPAGQFTLGDAGLDPDTFVQAAHAQGLPVFAEGGAMGLLNLPFEGLVAGDKWGSAIGVFAFILITGGAFGVIFATGAVEQGLRRVIASQTAGSDWLLPVLFLLFSAGGAVFGMGEEAIPFTLMLAPLMVRMGYDSICALLVTYVATQVGFATSWMNPFGVAIAQGIAGVPLMSGMGLRIGTWCVFTLLGCIWVAWYGRRIRLQPARSLAHRSDDAFRNQSAQLVSERFERGHGLVLLALLAGVAWVIYGVTQRDYYLPEIATQFFTLGLVAAVIGCVLKLSNMTPNSAVAAFREGAAQLLPAAMIVALAKGIVLVLGGDAPDQPSVLNTVLFNASQVVGHLPDWLAAWGMYVFQSVFNFFVTSGSGQAALTMPLMAPLSDLVGVSRQTAVLAFQLGDGLTNILIPTSAALMGCLGAARLDWLVWVKFVWRYFVVMFCLSSTLVIAASMTGY